Below is a genomic region from Ancylomarina subtilis.
GCAACAGATGATTTCAATTTCTTAATGTAACAAAATTATTCGTATCAAAATTCATGCGACTTCCTCAATCGGGAAGTCGCATTTTATTTTCTATAACATCCGACACTTTACAAGAACTAAACGACAAATCGGACACACGTCTCTTATTTATAAAAAAACTGTTTTAACTTTGCTGCCATAAAATACATATCATCTTATTAGCACCTATGGATTTATTATCATCAAGTTATTTCGTTCTATTTTTAATAGTAGCAATCGGTTTTATAATTGGGAATATTAAAATCAAAGGGATCTCCCTTGACGTATCTGCAGTCATCTTTGTTGCTCTGGTTTTTGGGCACTTTGGAGTCAGCATTCCCATCGATATTCAAAAAATAGGACTTACACTTTTTATCTTTACCATTGGTATACAGGCAGGCCCTGGTTTTTTTGAGTCATTTCAAAAAAATGGTCGTCAGCTTATTATTTTGGCCTTCGTACTCATTTCCAGTGCATCACTAATCACTGTCGGTCTGGCTTATGCTTTTAATGTTGATCTTAAGATAGCTATTGGCTTGCTTACGGGCTCATTAACAAGTACACCTGGCTTAGCAGCTGCTATTGAAAGTACAAACTCAACCCTTTCATCTATTGGTTATGGTATAGCTTATCCTTTTGGTGTTATTGGCGTCATCCTATTTGTTCGACTATACCCCAAATTGGTTGGTGTAGATATTGAAACAGAAGCAAAACAGTTAGAGGACGAAGATTTAAAGAAACATCCAGAATTATTCAATAGAAACTTTGTTGTTGAGAATGAAAAGATTGTTGGGAAAAGCATCCGTGAACTAAAGGTTCGTGCTATGACTCAAGCCAATATCACGCGTATTATGCATGAGGGAACAACCATTGTGCCTAGTCCCAATACTATTCTTCACAAAAACGATATCATTAAACTGATTGGAAGCGAACAAGCACTTGAGAAAGCTAAGATCTTAATTGGAGAAGAAACTCAGAAAGAAATTCCTCTTAGCATTGATTATGTCGTTGAATCGATTCTAGTCACCAACAAAGAAGTTGTAAACAAGACTATAGGACAACTCAATGTGCTTTCAAACTACAATGCCCGAATCACACGAATCAGACGATCGGGTATTGATATTGCACCCAGCTCAAAATCTGTAATTCGTTTCGGTGATAAGTTAATTGTAGCTTGCGGAACCGGAAATATCAACAACATCCGTCATCTGTTTGGCAACGATGTTAAAAAATTATCCGATACCGATTTTTTCCCTATTGCCACAGGTATTGTTTTAGGGGTACTAGTAGGAAAACTTAAAATCTCTTTTTCTGATGATTTTACATTCTCATTGGGCCTAACGGGAGGTGTTTTAATGGTTGCTCTTATTCTGAGCAGAATAGGCAAAACAGGACCTGTTTTATGGACCATGTCGGGTACAGCGAACCAATTACTTCGCCAATTGGGCTTACTTATGTTTCTGGCTGTAGTAGGGACGAGTGCAGGATCGAAACTGGTTGAAACCTTTCAGGAATCAGGCATGCTCCTTTTCGGAATTGGAATCCTCATTACACTTATTCCAATGCTTATCACAACACTTATTGGTCACTACTGGTTGAAAATGAATTTACTCAACTTACTCGGCGCACTCACTGGAAGCATGACCAGTACACCTGGTTTAGCAGCCGTTGATGGAATGACAGATTCCAATGCTCAGGCTATAGCCTACGCAACTGTTTACCCTATTGCGATGGTCTTTTTAATTGTTTGTGTCCAGCTTATTAGTATGATTTAAAGAAATACGATACAAAAACAGCGCTTACCCAATGGATAAGCGCTGTTTTTGTTATATCAGTCAAGATAACTTAAAAACCTCTTTGCTTACTTTCTAACTTCTGCATTTCAGCTTCATAAGTTTCTTTAAACTTATTGTAATCGTAATCAACTTTCAATTTTTCGTCCTGAGATAATTTTAACTCGATTGCTTTTTCTAAATCTTCAGCACTCATTTCAAGAGCAATATACGTCTTATATTTGTTTTGACTTGTACGAGTCTGCTTTTCGCAAATAACCTTAATATTATTCAACTGCTGATTGATAACCTCACGGGTTAAACCTTCATAACGCTCTTCAACCTGTTCAACATTATTCAGTTCTGTTGAATTCACGTAATTATCGATGGTTCCTTTTATTGTTGATGCAACCAAAGTTGCCAACTCTGCACGTGCATTTGTGCCCGCTTTTTTCTTTGATACCATCTGATCTAAGCTTTCGCCAATTGCAGAGGCTCTAAAATGCTTTTTGTCACTCTGATAATCACTACCCGTACAGTGTACTTCTATTAATTCTTCACCCTGTGACTTTGTTGAAACTAACTTTTCATTAGAACCACAAGATATTAATCCTGCTGTCATTATTATCCCTAATCCCAGGATAAATGTCTGCTTTAAATTATTCAATTTCATAGTTTTCAATTTTATTTCAATTTTCAAAATCTATTATAGATCCAACTGGTTCAGTTTGGGTATAATGGTATTGTGTATTTCTTCTACAGCTTGTTCATAAGCCTCTTTCACGGCATAATTATAACTCACCGGTTTCATCCCTTTCACTTCATAAATTGCATCGTTGAAAATCTCAAAACCCGATTTCATATCTTTCAGTGAGAAAAAACAATCCAGATAAACAATGTGAACCTTATAGTTACGGCCCTCTTTTATCTCTCCCTTAGTGACGTTTGTTTTAACATCAAGAATGACATTGGCACTGTCTTTATCACTAGTGAAGGAAAAGAAATTTTCGGATAATTCTTTTTTTATCGCATTCTCAAGAATAGATCTACGGGAATCTTCCCCAAATATTTTCTCACTAAAAAGCATATAGGCCTTCAAACGTTCTACATTTAAAATAATTGAGCACTTAGGGGCTAGATCTGGACTTAGAAAAATTTGATAAAGCTTATAATCTTCATCATCCTTATTCAGTATCGATGAAAGATCTAAAGACACTTCAACTTTTTGTAGTTTCTGTTTTGATGTCACACGAGTTAAGTGAGAAGAAGCATAACCTAACGCATCGGTAGTGACATTTTTATTTAATATACCACCACCACTTTCAAAGTCGAAAGTAAGAGGCAAGTTGACCAGTTTCTTTTCACCCTCATCAGATCCCCAATTTGCCTTCACAAGTAAAGGATCCTCAATTGAAGTTGAAATTTCAATCTTAATATTCTTATTTACGGGAACCAATTGAGTTCTTGAATAGATATTCTGGATTCTTTTATAAATCTCAGTTCCTAAATTTATCGAGCCATCAAAAGTCATCACCGATAAATCTTTATCCAGATACTTTTTTATTGCTTTAACTGATTTAGCGTAATAGTTTAACGCCTGTATGAGTTCCAACTTCTCCTCATATT
It encodes:
- a CDS encoding aspartate:alanine exchanger family transporter; the protein is MDLLSSSYFVLFLIVAIGFIIGNIKIKGISLDVSAVIFVALVFGHFGVSIPIDIQKIGLTLFIFTIGIQAGPGFFESFQKNGRQLIILAFVLISSASLITVGLAYAFNVDLKIAIGLLTGSLTSTPGLAAAIESTNSTLSSIGYGIAYPFGVIGVILFVRLYPKLVGVDIETEAKQLEDEDLKKHPELFNRNFVVENEKIVGKSIRELKVRAMTQANITRIMHEGTTIVPSPNTILHKNDIIKLIGSEQALEKAKILIGEETQKEIPLSIDYVVESILVTNKEVVNKTIGQLNVLSNYNARITRIRRSGIDIAPSSKSVIRFGDKLIVACGTGNINNIRHLFGNDVKKLSDTDFFPIATGIVLGVLVGKLKISFSDDFTFSLGLTGGVLMVALILSRIGKTGPVLWTMSGTANQLLRQLGLLMFLAVVGTSAGSKLVETFQESGMLLFGIGILITLIPMLITTLIGHYWLKMNLLNLLGALTGSMTSTPGLAAVDGMTDSNAQAIAYATVYPIAMVFLIVCVQLISMI
- a CDS encoding LPP20 family lipoprotein, giving the protein MIKILRQFFCLSLIILVFSSISYAGRRPPKWVKNRPVSSEYYIGVSVVSKDVENYMQLAKNKALQDLASQISINISSNSVLHQFEDNTSFKEEFESQVRTSLVQELEAYEFVASWNNKRGNEYWEYYRLSKKQYALLQLLKLNKAKKLAQNYFEEAKKYEEKLELIQALNYYAKSVKAIKKYLDKDLSVMTFDGSINLGTEIYKRIQNIYSRTQLVPVNKNIKIEISTSIEDPLLVKANWGSDEGEKKLVNLPLTFDFESGGGILNKNVTTDALGYASSHLTRVTSKQKLQKVEVSLDLSSILNKDDEDYKLYQIFLSPDLAPKCSIILNVERLKAYMLFSEKIFGEDSRRSILENAIKKELSENFFSFTSDKDSANVILDVKTNVTKGEIKEGRNYKVHIVYLDCFFSLKDMKSGFEIFNDAIYEVKGMKPVSYNYAVKEAYEQAVEEIHNTIIPKLNQLDL